In Triticum aestivum cultivar Chinese Spring chromosome 5B, IWGSC CS RefSeq v2.1, whole genome shotgun sequence, the following proteins share a genomic window:
- the LOC123117819 gene encoding lecithin-cholesterol acyltransferase-like 1: MSTALLRLIALLFLLPPPLRHYLSPASGGRASQLNVKHPIILLPGFSCSNLEARLTDEYAPSQPRCGALKGQGWFPLWNDTWAIVNHDYLPCFEEQMSLVFDPILDDYRNIPGVETRVPDFGSTHGITSKNDAGRNEFCLIKLRDELEALGYRDRDTLFGAPYDLRHAPPPPGQPSRVYSDYFARLVELVEHASDKNGGKPAILLGHSFGGRVLLDFVTSTPLPWRQRFIKHLFLVSPTTPTGFMLALTNLASGSSVVQLPTVSSLALRSMWRTFASSLLSMPAPRVFGRRPLVITKERNYSAYDYPDFLAALGFSANGIVPFVKRVLPTMVRIDAPMVPTTYINGVGVQTAEQVMYLDGNFDVATETVYGDGDGTINAASILAFAKEVGTQHRRNNDIPFKFVKIPNATHAGIVIEKHPLARVMAELLEANS; this comes from the exons ATGAGCACGGCGCTACTTCGGCTGATAGCTCTGCTGTTCCTCCTCCCGCCTCCCCTCCGCCACTACCTCTCGCCAGCAAGCGGCGGCAGGGCCAGCCAGCTCAACGTCAAACACCCCATCATCCTGCTCCCCGGCTTCAGCTGCTCCAACCTCGAGGCGCGGCTGACGGACGAGTACGCGCCGTCGCAGCCCCGCTGCGGCGCCCTCAAGGGCCAGGGGTGGTTCCCGCTGTGGAACGACACCTGGGCCATCGTCAACCACGACTACCTGCCCTGCTTCGAGGAGCAGATGAGCCTCGTCTTCGACCCCATCCTTGATGACTACCGCAACATCCCCGGCGTGGAGACCCGCGTGCCGGACTTCGGCTCCACCCACGGCATCACCTCCAAGAACGACGC GGGTCGCAACGAATTCTGCCTGATAAAGCTCCGCGACGAGCTGGAGGCGCTGGGTTACCGCGACAGGGACACCCTCTTCGGGGCTCCCTACGACCTGCGGCAcgccccaccgccgcccggccAGCCATCCCGggtctactccgactacttcgcccgCCTCGTGGAGCTGGTGGAGCACGCGAGCGACAAGAACGGGGGCAAGCCGGCCATCCTCCTCGGGCACAGCTTCGGCGGCAGGGTCCTCCTGGACTTCGTCACCTCCACGCCCCTGCCGTGGAGGCAGAGGTTCATCAAGCACCTGTTCCTCGTCTCGCCCACGACCCCCACGGGCTTCATGCTCGCGCTCACCAACCTAGCCTCCGGGTCGTCAGTCGTCCAGCTCCCCACCGTCTCATCGCTCGCACTGAGGTCCATGTGGAGGACCTTCGCCAGCTCCCTCCTGTCCATGCCGGCCCCTAGGGTTTTCGGCCGCAGGCCGCTCGTCATCACCAAGGAGAGGAACTACTCCGCCTACGACTACCCAGATTTCCTCGCGGCGCTCGGTTTCAGCGCCAACGGGATCGTGCCCTTCGTGAAACGGGTGCTCCCCACGATGGTGCGCATCGACGCGCCGATGGTGCCGACCACGTACATCAACGGCGTCGGTGTCCAGACGGCGGAGCAGGTAATGTACCTGGATGGTAACTTCGACGTCGCCACCGAGACCGTATACGGCGACGGAGACGGTACCATCAACGCGGCTAGCATTTTGGCGTTTGCCAAGGAGGTGGGCACGCAACATCGCCGGAATAATGACATACCCTTCAAGTTCGTTAAGATTCCTAATGCTACGCACGCCGGTATTGTCATCGAGAAACATCCGCTCGCTAGAGTCATGGCTGAGCTTCTGGAAGCTAATTCTTGA